Proteins from a single region of Shinella zoogloeoides:
- a CDS encoding outer membrane protein, with translation MKRLLVRTTAVLLISSGAAYAADLTEPAPATFEERVASNFDWSGAYVGVNVGGGFGTFDHPFAITAPAPVGTVVDGSVDISAGGFLGGVQAGYNWQNGDFVFGAEADFQGSAVKAEDSLSVNTVPPFGAGSIDGEAGTKVKWFGTVRARAGVSPVDRLLVYGTAGLAYGKVESYLNANVTGGGPIGNIDVSKSNTKAGWTVGAGAEYAVTNNWTIKSEYLYTDLGKTTLINADLFGANATLKNDVSFHTIRIGLNYKF, from the coding sequence ATGAAGCGTCTTTTGGTCAGGACGACCGCCGTACTCCTCATTTCGTCGGGCGCAGCATACGCGGCCGACCTTACGGAACCCGCCCCCGCAACGTTTGAAGAGCGGGTGGCTTCGAACTTCGACTGGTCCGGCGCCTATGTCGGCGTGAACGTCGGCGGCGGGTTCGGCACCTTCGATCATCCGTTTGCCATCACGGCGCCGGCACCTGTCGGAACGGTTGTCGATGGTTCCGTTGACATCAGCGCTGGCGGCTTCCTCGGCGGCGTACAGGCCGGCTATAACTGGCAGAATGGCGATTTCGTATTCGGTGCCGAAGCCGACTTCCAAGGTTCGGCCGTGAAGGCCGAAGACTCTCTCAGCGTCAACACCGTTCCCCCATTTGGCGCTGGTAGCATCGACGGTGAAGCAGGCACGAAGGTCAAGTGGTTCGGTACCGTGCGCGCACGCGCCGGCGTCTCGCCCGTTGATCGCCTTCTGGTTTACGGCACCGCCGGCTTGGCATACGGCAAGGTCGAGAGCTACCTCAACGCCAACGTAACTGGCGGCGGGCCTATCGGTAACATCGATGTGAGCAAATCCAATACAAAGGCCGGCTGGACCGTTGGCGCAGGCGCTGAGTATGCTGTAACCAACAACTGGACGATCAAGAGCGAGTATCTCTACACCGACCTCGGCAAGACCACGCTCATCAATGCGGACCTCTTCGGCGCAAACGCCACGCTCAAGAACGATGTGTCCTTCCATACGATCCGCATCGGCCTGAACTACAAGTTCTGA
- a CDS encoding DUF1993 domain-containing protein: protein MSITPYELSVPAFQSGFAVLSKLLDKAEAFAEEKKIKPEILVNARLAPDMLSLAGQIQRMSDTAKGAAARLTGTEAPSFADDETSLADLRARIEKTTAYLASVPEAAFAGAEERTVVLKTRGGEMSSSGKAYLLSFVLPNFYFHLTTAYAILRHNGVPVGKLDYLGRT from the coding sequence ATGTCGATCACCCCTTACGAACTCTCCGTCCCCGCCTTCCAGAGCGGCTTTGCCGTGCTGTCCAAGCTGCTCGACAAGGCCGAGGCCTTTGCCGAGGAAAAGAAGATCAAGCCGGAAATCCTGGTGAATGCGCGTCTCGCACCCGACATGCTTTCGCTTGCCGGCCAGATCCAGCGCATGAGCGACACCGCCAAAGGCGCCGCCGCCCGCCTCACGGGCACGGAAGCGCCGAGCTTTGCAGACGACGAGACGAGCCTTGCCGATCTCAGGGCGCGCATCGAAAAGACGACGGCCTATCTCGCCTCCGTGCCGGAAGCGGCCTTCGCCGGCGCGGAGGAACGCACCGTGGTTCTGAAGACGCGCGGCGGCGAGATGAGTTCCTCGGGCAAGGCGTATCTCCTTAGCTTCGTGCTGCCGAACTTCTATTTCCACCTCACGACCGCCTATGCGATCCTGCGCCATAACGGCGTTCCCGTCGGCAAGCTCGATTATCTCGGCCGAACCTGA
- a CDS encoding formate--tetrahydrofolate ligase, producing the protein MADVKSDIEIARAARKKPILDIGGKLGIPPEHLLPYGHDKAKISAEFIAAQKGRRNGKLILVTAINPTPAGEGKTTTTVGLGDGLNRIGKKAITCIREASLGPCFGVKGGAAGGGYAQVVPMEDMNLHFTGDFHAITSAHNLLSALIDNHIYWGNEQNIDIRRIAWRRVMDMNDRALRHIVASLGGVANGYPRETGFDITVASEVMAILCLATDLKDLEKRLGSIIIGYRRDKSPVFARDIKADGAMTVLLKDAMQPNLVQTLENNPAFVHGGPFANIAHGCNSVVATTTALKLADYVVTEAGFGADLGAEKFFDIKCRKAGLKPDAAVIVATVRAMKMNGGVKKDDLGRGNVEAVKKGCANLGRHVQNVKKFGVPVVVAINHFTSDTQAEIQAVKDFVATLGAEAILCRHWAEGSVGIEALARKVVDLAESGLSQFSPLYPDDMPLFQKIETIAKDIYHAGEVIADKSVRDQLRIWEDQGYGNLPVCMAKTQYSFSTDPNLRGAPTGHTVPVREVRLSAGAGFVVVITGEIMTMPGLPKVPSSEKIFLNEDGQIEGLF; encoded by the coding sequence ATGGCAGACGTTAAGTCCGATATCGAGATCGCCCGCGCGGCCCGCAAGAAGCCGATCCTGGACATCGGCGGAAAGCTGGGCATTCCGCCGGAGCACCTGCTGCCCTACGGCCATGACAAGGCCAAGATCAGCGCCGAGTTCATCGCCGCGCAGAAGGGGCGCAGGAACGGCAAGCTGATCCTCGTGACGGCGATCAACCCGACGCCGGCGGGCGAGGGCAAGACGACGACCACGGTGGGTCTCGGCGACGGGCTGAACCGCATCGGCAAGAAGGCGATCACCTGCATTCGTGAGGCCTCGCTCGGCCCCTGCTTCGGCGTGAAGGGAGGCGCGGCGGGCGGCGGCTATGCGCAGGTCGTGCCGATGGAGGACATGAACCTCCACTTCACCGGCGATTTCCACGCCATTACCTCCGCGCACAACCTGCTGTCCGCGCTCATCGACAATCACATCTACTGGGGCAACGAGCAGAACATCGATATCCGCCGCATCGCCTGGCGGCGCGTGATGGACATGAACGACCGGGCGCTGCGCCACATCGTCGCCTCGCTCGGGGGCGTGGCCAATGGCTATCCGCGCGAGACAGGCTTCGACATCACCGTGGCCTCCGAGGTCATGGCGATCCTCTGTCTGGCGACGGACCTGAAGGATCTCGAAAAGCGCCTCGGCAGCATCATTATCGGCTATCGCCGCGACAAGTCGCCGGTCTTCGCCCGCGACATCAAGGCGGACGGGGCGATGACGGTGCTGCTGAAGGACGCCATGCAGCCGAACCTCGTGCAGACGCTGGAAAACAATCCCGCCTTCGTGCATGGCGGTCCCTTCGCCAATATCGCGCATGGCTGCAATTCCGTCGTCGCCACCACGACGGCGCTGAAGCTTGCCGACTACGTGGTGACGGAGGCCGGCTTCGGCGCGGATCTCGGGGCGGAGAAATTCTTCGACATCAAGTGCCGCAAGGCGGGGCTGAAGCCCGATGCGGCCGTGATCGTCGCCACCGTGCGCGCGATGAAGATGAACGGCGGCGTGAAGAAGGACGATCTCGGCAGGGGGAATGTCGAGGCGGTGAAGAAGGGCTGCGCCAATCTCGGCCGGCATGTGCAGAACGTCAAGAAATTCGGCGTGCCGGTGGTCGTCGCCATCAACCACTTCACCTCCGATACGCAGGCGGAAATCCAGGCGGTGAAGGATTTCGTCGCCACGCTCGGGGCCGAGGCCATCCTGTGCCGGCATTGGGCGGAAGGGTCAGTGGGCATCGAGGCGCTGGCGCGCAAGGTGGTCGACCTTGCCGAATCCGGCCTGTCGCAATTCTCGCCGCTCTATCCCGACGACATGCCACTGTTCCAGAAGATCGAGACGATCGCCAAGGACATCTATCATGCCGGCGAGGTCATCGCCGACAAGTCGGTGCGCGACCAGCTTCGCATCTGGGAGGATCAGGGCTACGGCAACCTTCCGGTCTGCATGGCCAAGACGCAATATTCCTTCTCGACCGACCCGAACCTGCGCGGCGCGCCGACAGGCCATACGGTGCCGGTGCGCGAGGTGCGCCTGTCGGCCGGCGCGGGCTTCGTCGTGGTCATCACCGGCGAGATCATGACTATGCCGGGCCTGCCGAAGGTGCCGTCCTCGGAAAAGATCTTCCTGAACGAGGACGGCCAGATCGAAGGCCTGTTCTAA
- a CDS encoding DUF2333 family protein has product MLDPIVAFFQRIFSAIGRGIGMVIAWILWPFVKVANWYRARGWIIKGPIGIVLLLLIGFYSYFVWQTQVWSGFDPDYVNRYNLGQRQQDAGTATTTTPAAGEVAEPAPRTCVRSAIVDVTADLIDFNVNQNAWISSMLLYKLGLFGLDWDKTPWFDNKASFQRGVNQVVRRTAVELVDSLGRVRGTSGINADLQRARGNLQFDEETWYFGSDSLLPKTPTPNYYRTAMADLRKFNASLEACDAIFDGRSDNLIELLDRLANDLGATTAILRERSEFYNNGWFDTRADDRFWFAYGQLYAQYGILSAAGADFEAVIRARGIEPLWTSTISQLRSALRIQPAIISNGREDGWIMPTHLATIGFYMLRVRSNFVEIRDVLAR; this is encoded by the coding sequence ATGCTTGACCCGATCGTCGCGTTCTTCCAGCGCATCTTTTCGGCCATCGGCCGGGGCATCGGCATGGTGATCGCCTGGATCCTCTGGCCGTTCGTCAAGGTGGCGAACTGGTATCGCGCCCGTGGCTGGATCATCAAGGGGCCGATCGGCATCGTATTGCTCCTGCTCATCGGGTTCTACAGCTATTTCGTCTGGCAGACGCAGGTCTGGAGCGGCTTCGACCCCGACTATGTGAACCGCTACAATCTCGGCCAGCGCCAGCAGGATGCGGGCACCGCCACGACGACGACGCCGGCGGCGGGCGAGGTCGCCGAGCCGGCGCCGCGCACCTGCGTGCGCTCGGCCATCGTGGACGTGACGGCGGATCTCATCGATTTCAACGTCAACCAGAACGCCTGGATTTCCTCGATGCTGCTCTACAAGCTGGGGCTTTTCGGGCTGGACTGGGACAAGACGCCGTGGTTCGACAACAAGGCCTCCTTCCAGCGCGGCGTGAACCAGGTGGTTCGCCGCACGGCCGTGGAACTCGTGGATTCGCTCGGCCGCGTGCGCGGCACCTCCGGCATCAACGCCGACCTGCAGCGCGCGCGCGGCAATCTCCAGTTCGACGAGGAGACCTGGTATTTCGGCTCGGATTCGCTGCTGCCCAAGACGCCGACGCCGAACTACTACCGCACGGCGATGGCGGATCTGCGCAAGTTCAACGCCTCGCTGGAGGCATGCGACGCGATCTTCGATGGTCGCTCGGACAACCTGATCGAGCTGCTCGACCGTCTGGCCAACGACCTTGGCGCCACCACGGCGATCCTGCGCGAGCGTTCGGAATTCTACAACAACGGCTGGTTCGATACCCGCGCGGACGACCGTTTCTGGTTCGCCTACGGCCAGCTCTACGCCCAGTACGGCATTCTTTCGGCAGCGGGCGCGGATTTCGAGGCGGTCATCCGGGCGCGCGGCATCGAGCCGTTGTGGACCTCGACGATCAGCCAGCTTCGCTCCGCGCTGCGCATCCAGCCGGCCATCATCTCGAATGGCCGGGAAGACGGCTGGATCATGCCGACGCATCTGGCGACGATCGGCTTCTACATGCTGCGCGTGCGCTCGAACTTCGTGGAGATACGCGACGTGCTGGCGCGATGA
- a CDS encoding DUF6638 family protein, whose translation MKRLLEAELIYGRLLPVDEPHLVERYNKALDGFGMRRTALSSFRIDMTGFSPEIADELGDRDYLDPNRVNRRFIVMTPEQENLPVVHTSFSNTAALMHEFFAANARAINAITIRDALYGEIEDSVSVVNDIDDLLSINEVRFKVLSAEDMLGKAAELRGLVDRLKTVPNAWSDDAMLNRMVELAKQTGDIRQNALVPDQLVFRHEAYWANHFGGVYVFLDDKTTTVICDPSVPGFRRSRPWQVSYIALDDHKRIFEFLAATKRLELPRASWVEPSGLFQHRADMTVTGLVNRADPTADLEKADRIWLQTWMHRNAALVAEDGTYPFLMEAARTVAATGEIKIDEVAPERRFLLVRAAPDHPDQWLVNRLISQMVPYDFVSRFVFDKQGFYAAYEHYSEKFRAYVVAALTRTYLQDKAAFRRKLFGIREDDANA comes from the coding sequence ATGAAACGCCTCCTCGAAGCCGAATTGATCTACGGTCGGCTCCTGCCCGTCGACGAGCCGCATCTGGTCGAGCGCTACAACAAGGCGCTGGACGGGTTCGGTATGCGGCGCACGGCGCTGTCGAGCTTCCGCATCGACATGACGGGCTTTTCGCCGGAAATTGCCGATGAGCTGGGCGACCGAGACTATCTCGATCCCAACCGTGTCAACCGGCGCTTCATCGTCATGACGCCCGAGCAGGAGAACCTGCCGGTGGTGCATACGAGCTTTTCCAACACCGCCGCGCTGATGCATGAGTTCTTCGCGGCCAATGCCCGGGCGATCAACGCCATCACCATCCGCGACGCGCTCTACGGCGAGATCGAGGACTCGGTCTCGGTCGTCAACGATATCGACGACCTGCTCTCCATCAACGAGGTGCGCTTCAAGGTGCTGTCGGCCGAGGACATGCTCGGCAAGGCGGCGGAGTTGCGCGGGCTGGTGGACCGGCTGAAGACGGTGCCGAACGCCTGGTCGGACGACGCCATGCTGAACCGCATGGTGGAACTGGCGAAGCAGACCGGCGACATCCGCCAGAACGCGCTGGTGCCGGATCAGCTCGTCTTCCGCCACGAAGCCTATTGGGCGAACCATTTCGGCGGCGTCTATGTCTTCCTCGACGACAAGACGACGACGGTGATCTGCGACCCGAGCGTGCCGGGCTTCCGCCGCTCGCGGCCCTGGCAGGTGAGCTATATCGCGCTCGACGACCACAAGCGCATCTTCGAGTTCCTGGCCGCGACCAAGCGGCTGGAGCTGCCGCGCGCCTCCTGGGTGGAGCCGTCAGGCCTGTTCCAGCACCGGGCGGACATGACGGTCACCGGCCTCGTCAACCGCGCCGATCCGACCGCCGATCTCGAAAAGGCCGACCGCATCTGGCTGCAGACCTGGATGCACCGCAATGCCGCGCTGGTGGCGGAAGACGGCACCTATCCCTTCCTCATGGAAGCCGCCCGTACGGTGGCGGCGACCGGCGAGATCAAGATCGACGAGGTCGCGCCGGAGCGACGTTTCCTCCTCGTGCGCGCCGCGCCCGACCATCCGGACCAGTGGCTGGTCAACCGTCTGATTTCACAGATGGTTCCTTATGACTTCGTGTCCCGCTTCGTCTTCGACAAGCAGGGCTTCTACGCAGCCTACGAGCATTATAGCGAAAAGTTCCGCGCCTACGTTGTGGCGGCATTGACGCGGACCTATCTGCAGGACAAGGCTGCTTTCCGCAGGAAACTCTTCGGCATCAGAGAGGATGACGCCAATGCTTGA